From Clarias gariepinus isolate MV-2021 ecotype Netherlands chromosome 2, CGAR_prim_01v2, whole genome shotgun sequence, one genomic window encodes:
- the LOC128518029 gene encoding CD276 antigen homolog, with protein MTNFSYICTVWISVCVYLLSAEPEISVSGPVGSTAVLPCQLTSVDTDRLYIRWNTESEIVFERLGERSYQGEGYEGRVDVPVEELRKGNCSLVLHNLTFTDTGVYTSYQTVRHTKRSVRVRRGTVLINSVNLSVYVPPLKETDVGISAAPTVMKSPHPLVLVLSLVSCLLVQLFCGET; from the exons TTTTCCTACATCTGCACCGTGTGGATcagcgtctgtgtgt ACCTCCTCTCTGCAGAACCTGAGATCAGTGTATCTGGCCCAGTGGGTTCTACAGCTGTCCTGCCGTGTCAACTGACGAGTGTAGACACTGACAGACTGTATATTAGATGGAACACTGAATCTGAGATTGTGTTTGAGCGACTGGGTGAGAGGTCGTATCAGGGTGAGGGATATGAGGGTCGTGTGGACGTTCCTGTGGAGGAGCTGCGTAAGGGGAACTGTTCACTGGTGTTACACAATCTGACATTTACTGATACAGGAGTCTACACcagctaccagacagtgagacacaccAAGAGATCTGTCCGTGTTAGGAGAGGAACAGTCCTGATCAACAGTGTTAATCTCTCAGTCTatg TTCCCCCTCTTAAAGAAACAGACGTTGGTATTTCAGCAGCTCCCACAG taaTGAAGAGTCCTCACCCACTGGTCCTGGTCCTGTCCCTCGTCTCATGTTTACTCGTCCAGCTCTTCTGTGGAGAAACATGA